A single region of the Triticum dicoccoides isolate Atlit2015 ecotype Zavitan chromosome 2B, WEW_v2.0, whole genome shotgun sequence genome encodes:
- the LOC119367702 gene encoding uncharacterized protein LOC119367702 isoform X2 encodes MAQECTEASIASSPLHPPCSAFWWRDMHPYSTTPAWPPPPATAATPLWALLAQHRTSSSGADDDLSASNATMQTSFTKTSTNHSGISMDDSSAATAANQVVIGDY; translated from the coding sequence ATGGCCCAGGAGTGCACGGAGGCCTCCATCGCGAGCTCACCGCTGCACCCTCCATGTTCGGCTTTCTGGTGGCGCGACATGCATCCATATTCCACTACCCCTGcttggccgccgccgcccgccacagcGGCCACGCCGCTCTGGGCCCTGCTCGCTCAACACAGGACATCCTCCTCCGGCGCCGACGACGACCTGTCCGCCTCCAACGCCACCATGCAGACCTCCTTCACCAAAACCTCTACCAACCACTCCGGCATCAGCATGGACGACTCCTCAGCCGCCACTGCGGCGAACCAAGTCGTCAT
- the LOC119367702 gene encoding uncharacterized protein LOC119367702 isoform X1 has protein sequence MAQECTEASIASSPLHPPCSAFWWRDMHPYSTTPAWPPPPATAATPLWALLAQHRTSSSGADDDLSASNATMQTSFTKTSTNHSGISMDDSSAATAANQVVISGDY, from the coding sequence ATGGCCCAGGAGTGCACGGAGGCCTCCATCGCGAGCTCACCGCTGCACCCTCCATGTTCGGCTTTCTGGTGGCGCGACATGCATCCATATTCCACTACCCCTGcttggccgccgccgcccgccacagcGGCCACGCCGCTCTGGGCCCTGCTCGCTCAACACAGGACATCCTCCTCCGGCGCCGACGACGACCTGTCCGCCTCCAACGCCACCATGCAGACCTCCTTCACCAAAACCTCTACCAACCACTCCGGCATCAGCATGGACGACTCCTCAGCCGCCACTGCGGCGAACCAAGTCGTCAT